ACGTTAAGCTCGGAGAGGATCCACGGCAGGCCGCCGATGTGGTCCTCGTGCCCGTGCGTCAGGATGATCGCCTTCACCTTGGACCGGTTCTCGGTCAGGTAGGAGATATCCGGAACCACGATATCGACACCAAGCAGTTCTTCTTCAGGAAACATCAGGCCGGCGTCGATGACGATAATGTCATCCTGCCAACGGAGCGCCATGCAGTTCATACCGAACTCGCCAAGGCCACCCAGCGGAATCATTCTTAATTTATCTAGACTCATCAACTCCCGAGTCTAACAGCTATGCGGTTTTGGGGCTTTTTAGCTTTGACGTGCGGGAGTTTTGTCGTTGTTTCCGAAGTAGGTCCAGGCTTTAGCCCGGACATCTCAAGTTGCCCCGAATGCGGGCTTTAGCCCGCGAGGTATGCTTTTCTTTCCCCAGCCACCAATCCGGGTGCCCATGTCTCGGGTCTGAGACATGGGTTTCAACCAAGGGTACCCTTCGAAGTTAAATCGAGCGCAGAGCCCGGGCGGGGAGCAGGAAGATCGCCGCAACCAGCCCAAAGACCCCGGTGACGACGATTCCGACCAGCCGGAACGGCAGCAGAAGCAGCCAAACGATGGGATAGAGCACCAGCGCCATCAGGGCGACCGGCCAGCAGATGACGAGCAGAACGCAGAAGAGCAGAAGTTTCATGGAGATCAGCTTCCTTTCCCCATCAGATACGCAGACGGCGGAACCGAAGTTCCGCCGTCTGCAATCATCCCATAGGAAATCGAGCTAGCGCAGCAGATCTTCGAGCGCCAGCGACAGCTCCGTCTTCTCGTCGCGGTACTTCACGATCACCGGCGTCGCCAGGCTCAGCCCCCAATCCTTGCCGATCCCCGACGTCACCTGCCGCGACCCCGGTACGACCACCGCGCCGCTCGGGATAATCAGCGGCGTCTCCGCCGTGGCCTTGTAGATCTCGCCCTTCACCAGGTCATACACCGGTGTCCCGCGCGTCAACACGGTTCCGGCGGCCAGCACGGCCTTCGAGCGCACGATGGTGCCCTCGTAGACGCCGGTGTTGCCGCCGATCAGGGCGTCGTCCTCGATAATCACGGGCGAGGCGTTTACCGGCTCCAGCACGCCGCCGATCTGCGCCGAGGCCGAAAGATGCACGCGCTTGCCGATCTGCGCGCAGCTTCCCACCAGCGCGTGCGAGTCCACCATCGTGCCTTCATCGACGTACGCGCCCACGTTCACATAGGAGGGCGGCATCATCACGACGCCTTTGGCCATATAGGCTCCGGCCCGCACCGAGCTGCCGCCCGGCACCACGCGCACGCCATCGGCCACGGTAAACCGCCGCGCCGGGTACGTCGCCTTGTCTACAAAAGAAGCACCCGTGGGGCAGCCCATCTCCTCCAGTGCGCCCAGCCGGAAGCCCAGCAGGATGCCGCGCTTGACCCACGCATTTACCCGCCAGCCCGTCGGCGACGCCGCATCCGGCTCAGCCGACCGCAGCTCGCCCTTCTCCAGCCCATCGCGCAACTGTGCAAACGCCGCCAGCGCCTCGGGGTTGCCGATCGCCTCTGTACCCTTGCCGAACCAATACTCCACTACAGCTTCCAAACCCTGCTCGCTCAAAACCTCTCCGTTCCTGTTGTCATTTGTTCTTTTGTTGCTCTGTTCGAGCGGCCCGCTGTCTGTTTAGAAGACCCGCAGGTTATCCACGCGTCCGGTCGGGGCCTCCACCAGCAGCCCCAGCTCGCCCACCAGCGTCTCGAGCCGCTTCCGCGTGGCCTTGCTCACCGGGACCATCGGCAGACGCAGCACATCCTCGCCCTTGCCGACCATCGCCATCACGGCCTTCACCGGAGCCGGGGAAGCCTCCCAGAAGTGCGCCTGCATCAGCCGGAAGTACTGCCGGTTGATCTTGCGCGCCAGCTCCCAGTCGTCGTTCAGCGCCGCCCGCACCATCTGAGACATTGCCTGCGGAATCACGTTCGAAGCCACCGAGATCAACCCCGCGCCGCCCACCGAGATGATCGGCAGCGCCAGCCCGTCGTCGCCCGCGAAGACCTTGAAGCTCTTCGGCACCAGCGTCAGCAGCTCGGTAATCTGGACCAGATTGCCGCTCGACTCCTTGATGCCGACCACGTTGGCCAGTTCGGAGAGCCGCACCACGGTCTCCGGCTCCAGGTTCGCGCCCGTGCGCCCCGGAATGTTGTAGAGCAGGATCGGCAACGGCGTCGCTTCGGAGATGGCGCGGAAGTGCTGGTACTGGCCCTCCTGCCCGGGCTTGTTGTAGAAGGGGTTGGCGGTCAGGATGCCGGTCAGCCCCGGAACCTTTTCGAGCTGTCTGGCCCGAGCCACGGCGATGTGCGTCGCGTTGTGGGTGCATCCGGCGAAGACCGGCACCCGCCCCGCCGCGGCCGCGCAGGCGATCTCGATGGCCCGCAGCCACTCGGCTTCGGTCAGGGTCGAGGCCTCGCCCGTCGTGCCGCACGGCACCAGCAGCTCAATACCATTTTCGATCTGCCAACAGACCAGCGCGTGCAGCGCCGCCTCATCGAGCGATCCATCCCCGCGAAAGGGGGTTACCAGCGCAGTTCCACACCCGGAAAGTTCCATAGCACAGTTGAGTTTACAACCTCGAAGGTACTTCGTACCGTTCTCGGGGAGGTATGGGCGGGATTATCTTCTGAGGGCCTTCCGCTGGTCGGGTACTTCGTACGGTTCTCGGGGCGGCAGGGAAGGGATCATCTGCATGGGGCCTTCCGCTGGTCGGCAGCGAGCATATTTTTGTTTCCGACCAACGGGAGAGCCACGCGAAGCAGTAAAAAGGCGTGTAAACGCCCGCCCTCCGCGCAGGAGGCTCGTCCGGCAGGACAAGTCTTTAGCGTTTACGAGGCAGCGAAAGGTCCAGGTCGCCTCCGGTCAACTGCTTCGTCAGCACGATGATCTGTCCGGCGTGCATCTGCAGATGCGCCACAATCTGAAACACCGCCTCCAGAATCGTCATCGCCCCGTGAATCCCGGTCGGCTGTGGATTGATCTTCTCGAGCATCCGCTCCGCCGGAACCGACCCCACCACCACACAACACTCGCCCAGCGTCGCGGCAAAACGCTCACGCGTCTCGGTGACCTGAGCCTCAGTGATCTCCGCAAACTCCTCGTCTCGCTCGCGCACATCCGGCTGGCCGCCGATTCCATGCAGAAACCACTGCCGCATATTGCCTTCAAGGTGCAGCAGCAGGTTGGCGATGGAGTTCTCGTGAGCCGCGCCGCGATGTGCGATCTGAGCGTCGGTCAGCCGGTTCAGGCAGGCGTCGATATCCTGCTTCGTGCGCTGCATCCGCCATACGGCGAAGGTCAAAAACGTTCCTGCAAATTCATCCGGGACATGCCCCTGATTCTACCCGCGCCGCTCACCTCTTCGCTCGCGACAGCACCAGCTCGACCCCGCCGACAAAGCTGCGCCCCTGCATCTGTACGTTGTCGATCTCCTGATAGCCCGTGTTCGCGAGATTCGTCATGCGCAGGTAAGGATGCACTCGCCCCGCCTCACGCGCAATCGAGGCGTCCCACACCGCGTAAGGCGCATGGTGATATCGCTCGACGACGCCGAGCCGCGTGTCAAAAAGTATGCCCTGCTTCGAGCGCCAGCGATACTCCGTGCGCCCGTTGTTCACCGGGTAGTTCAGCACGTACTCCGATTGCAATCCGCCCAGCGCCTTCTGCGCGCCGGTCAGCAGCGTCCACGAGAGCTTCACCACGCCGCCACGGCTCGCCTGCCAGCCCAGCGATCCCTCCAGTCCCTTGAACGCCAGCCCCGGCAGGTTGCTCGCCTGCCACGGCTGCGCGCTGCTCGCCCGCGTGTAGTCGATGGTGTTCGTCTGGTTCGAGTAGAACCCCGTCAGCGTCGTCTCCAGCCGCGGTACTGGGAACCAGTTCAACCCCAGCTCGTAGCTCCACGCCGACTCCGGCTTCAGGTTCGCGTTGCCCAGCGTAGTCGGGTCCGAATAGTAGAGATCGAGATAAGTCGGCAACCGAAAGCCATAGCTCGCCGACCCTTTCAGGCGCAGCGAGTGCGGCAGCCACAGCGTGCCCGCAGCCATCGGGCTGGAGACCACGCGCCCGCCGCTGAAGACCTCCTCGCGCAGCCCCGCCGAGAGCGACCCGCGCCCCGGCACGCGCCACTCCACCTCACCGTAACCCGCGCCGCGATTGCGTCCATGCTGGCCCAGGTTGGTGCTATTGATCTGCTCGGTCGTCTCCTCAAGCCCGGTCTGCAAGGTCGTATTTTTGAAGATCTCGCGGCTGTCCCGCAACGCGCCCTGGAAGCTGTTGTCGATGTGTTGATTTTTATATCCGTCGGGCTGGTCCTTCTCGAGCAAGAAAATATCCGTGTGCCGCCGATACCCGAAGGCCGCCAGCGTGTGCTCGTCGAACTGCTGCGTCGCGCCGGTAAACCAGCCCTTCGTGCGTTCGCGCGAGTTGTAGTCGCCGAAGAACTGCGCTGCGCCGAACTTGCGGTCGTCAGTGGCCAGCAGCAGGTCGGTCGCGCCCAGTGCGCTTTTCAGCCGCGTCTCAGAGCTGAGATCCTCGGTGCGGTAGTCGCGGTCGGCGATAAAGCCCGTCGAGAAGTTGCGATCCCCGGCCAGTACCTCGCTCCAGCGCCTCTTCACCAGCGACGCCAGAAAGAGCTGGTGGTTCTCGTTGTAGCTGCCCACGCCCGCGTCCAGCCGCAACGTATCGGCCTCGGGCTGCCACGTCATCACGTCCACCACGCCGCCGATGGCGTCCGACCCATACACCGTAGAACCCGCGCCGTGCAGCACGTTCATCGAGCCGGTAGCGGCCAGCGGCACGGGCAGATCGAGGTTGAAGTGCGAGGTCTCGACGTTGGTCATGCGCAGCCCGTTCAGCAGCACCAGAGTCTGCTCGAAGGTCGCGCCACGCACGGAGATATCGGACAGCACCCCGGCGGGCGCACGCTCCTGAATATCAATCGAAGCATCGGTGCGCAGGTAGTCTTCGACGCTGCCGTACGCTTCGGGATGCTCCTGCGTGTCCAGCGCTACAACGGTCCGGGCCGACTCGCCCTCACTGACCGGCGTCACATTGCCCAGCACCACCACCGAGGTGTGCACCGGCGGAATCGCCTGTTGTTGCTGGCTGTCCTGCGCCTGTGCGGTTATGCTGCCTGCTGCCAATAAAGCCACGCCAATCGTTCGTTCGATGCTCAATGAGTACACCCCTCATCTGTCATCGTCAGCCCTGTTGTTACTTGTCACAAGGATAGTTCGGTACAGCTCTTGATAGTTGAATCATTCAATTATCTAATAGGAACATGCGTATCAACGCGTTTCTCTTTGAAAGCCCCATGTTCGCCATCACCCGCGCCGCACGCCGCTTCGACGCACTCGCGGCCCAGGCTCTCAGCGCCGAGGGGCTAAGCTTTCTCGAAGCCCTGGTGCTCGCGGCGGTCTTCTTCGAGTCGCCCCAGGTCATCAAGCCATCTCAGCTTGCCGAGACCTTCGGCACCACACGCGGCAACGTAAGCCACTGCATCTCATCGTTAGAAGCTCGCGGCCTGTTGCAACGCAAGATCGACCCCGCCGACGCCCGAGCCTATTATCTGCACCTGAAACCGCAGGGCAAACGGGCCGCGTTACAGGTCATCGGTGCGCTCGACCGTTTGCAGCGCGGCTTCGAGAAGGAAGTCGGCAAGAGTGCCTTGAGCACCATGCTGCAAACACTGCGCAGGCTCGAAACGACTTACAACGACTAGTCCTGCCGGACGGGGCACTTCGTGCTGTATTCGGCTTCGCGTGGTCCTCCCGTTGGTCGGAATCAAACAATGTTCGCTGCCGCCCAACGGGAGAATTACGTGTCTTACACCCACTCGCCCGCGCGCATCAACGGTTCGCTCGTTCCATCCTTCGCAACGCCATCCACGTTCATCTCACCCGACCCAATCATCCAGTCCACATGGATCAGGCTCGCGTTCGCACCCTTTGCCGCCAGCGCATCCCCATCCATATGCTCGCCATCAATCAGGCACGTCGCATAAGCCTGCCCCAGCGCAATGTGGCTCGCCGCATTCTCATCGAAGAGCGTATTCCAGAACAGAATCCCGCTCTGCGCAATCGGCGACGAGTGCGGCACCAGTGCCACCTCACCCAGCCGCCGCGCGCCCTCGTCGGTCGAGATCAGCCGGTTCAACACATCCTCGCCCGACGTCGCAGTTGCCGAGACGATCTTGCCGCCCTCAAAGACACAAGAGATATTCTCGATCAGCGTGCCTTGGTGCGAGAGCGGCTTCGATGCCTTCACGCGGCCATCCACGCGGTCTTTGTGCGGCGTGGTGAAGCACTCCTCGGTCGGAATGTTGGCGTTGCAGAAGATGCCGTTGCCCGCCTCGCCGCCGCCGCCCGCCCACAGATGATCGTCCGCCAGCCCCACCGTCAGGTCGGTCGCGCCGTCATTCGAGTGGAAGCGCAGCGCGTAGTACCGCTTCTCGTTCAGGTAGGCCACACGCTCGTGCAGGTGCCGCGAGTGCGCCTTCCAGGTAGCGACCGGATCTTCCTCGGTCGCGCGCGACGCGGTAAAGATCGCATCCCACAGCTTGGCGACGCCCTCTGCCTCGGGCAGGTCAGGGAAGACCAGCTTCGCCCACGCCGGAGTGGCGGCGGCCAGGATCGACCAGTTGATCGCATGGCGCGTAATCAGCTCCATCGCGGGCTTGTTGGCCTTCGAGCCAGCGATGTTCGCGCGCGAGACCTTTGCCGGGTCCTGCCCGGCCAGCAGCGCGGGGTTCGATCCGGCCAGCGCCAGCCGCGCCGCACCGCTGCCGAACGCGGCGGCGATCCCATCCGCCATCCACTGCGCGGCGTGGTCGAACGAGGCGTCCTGGGCGTACTTGTACCGCGCCAGCACGGCCTCATCGTCGCTGTAGAAGGTCGTCACCAGCAGCGCGCCAGCCTTGTACGCGTGCTCGGTGATGCGCCGCACCAGCGGCATCATTTCGGTGGTGGCCGAGATGACCAGCTCCTGGCCCTCACGCAGGTTCAGGCCCACGCGCACCGCGACCTGAGCGAAGCGGTCCAGCTTTTCTTCAAAGGGAAGGGATGCGAAATCGAACTCGAAGGGCGAAACGGCGGAAGCACTCATGCTCACAAGAATACAACTTCACGCCGTTGCCTACAGCTTCGAGAAGACCTCGCGGAAGTCGTAGCTCCCGCTCTTCTGCTTCACCAGCCACTCCGCCGCCCGCACCGCGCCTTCGGCAAAGCCGCGCCGCGAGAACGAGTCGTGCTGCAACACCAGCCGGTCGGCCTCGCTGGTCGCAATCAGCAGGTGAGTCCCCGCCGCATCGCCCACGCGCTTGGCCTCGATCGGCACAATCGCCACGCCAGCAGCCTCTTCCACCACTTCAGCCAGGCTCAGCGCAGTGCCCGAAGGCGAGTCGAGCTTGGTCACATGGTGCGTCTCTTCGATGGTGAAGGCATAGCCCGCGTCCTTCAGGCTCTTCGCCATCTGGGCCGCCACCTGCATCATCACCTGCACGCCGACGGAGTAGTTCGTGCCATAGAGCAGGCTCGCGCTGCGGCGCTCGGCCAGCCCGCGCATATCGGCCAGCTTGTCATACCAGCCTGTGGTGCCGATCACCATCTTCGCCCCCGTC
This is a stretch of genomic DNA from Granulicella sp. WH15. It encodes these proteins:
- a CDS encoding 2,3,4,5-tetrahydropyridine-2,6-dicarboxylate N-succinyltransferase is translated as MSEQGLEAVVEYWFGKGTEAIGNPEALAAFAQLRDGLEKGELRSAEPDAASPTGWRVNAWVKRGILLGFRLGALEEMGCPTGASFVDKATYPARRFTVADGVRVVPGGSSVRAGAYMAKGVVMMPPSYVNVGAYVDEGTMVDSHALVGSCAQIGKRVHLSASAQIGGVLEPVNASPVIIEDDALIGGNTGVYEGTIVRSKAVLAAGTVLTRGTPVYDLVKGEIYKATAETPLIIPSGAVVVPGSRQVTSGIGKDWGLSLATPVIVKYRDEKTELSLALEDLLR
- a CDS encoding TonB-dependent receptor, coding for MSIERTIGVALLAAGSITAQAQDSQQQQAIPPVHTSVVVLGNVTPVSEGESARTVVALDTQEHPEAYGSVEDYLRTDASIDIQERAPAGVLSDISVRGATFEQTLVLLNGLRMTNVETSHFNLDLPVPLAATGSMNVLHGAGSTVYGSDAIGGVVDVMTWQPEADTLRLDAGVGSYNENHQLFLASLVKRRWSEVLAGDRNFSTGFIADRDYRTEDLSSETRLKSALGATDLLLATDDRKFGAAQFFGDYNSRERTKGWFTGATQQFDEHTLAAFGYRRHTDIFLLEKDQPDGYKNQHIDNSFQGALRDSREIFKNTTLQTGLEETTEQINSTNLGQHGRNRGAGYGEVEWRVPGRGSLSAGLREEVFSGGRVVSSPMAAGTLWLPHSLRLKGSASYGFRLPTYLDLYYSDPTTLGNANLKPESAWSYELGLNWFPVPRLETTLTGFYSNQTNTIDYTRASSAQPWQASNLPGLAFKGLEGSLGWQASRGGVVKLSWTLLTGAQKALGGLQSEYVLNYPVNNGRTEYRWRSKQGILFDTRLGVVERYHHAPYAVWDASIAREAGRVHPYLRMTNLANTGYQEIDNVQMQGRSFVGGVELVLSRAKR
- the dapA gene encoding 4-hydroxy-tetrahydrodipicolinate synthase → MELSGCGTALVTPFRGDGSLDEAALHALVCWQIENGIELLVPCGTTGEASTLTEAEWLRAIEIACAAAAGRVPVFAGCTHNATHIAVARARQLEKVPGLTGILTANPFYNKPGQEGQYQHFRAISEATPLPILLYNIPGRTGANLEPETVVRLSELANVVGIKESSGNLVQITELLTLVPKSFKVFAGDDGLALPIISVGGAGLISVASNVIPQAMSQMVRAALNDDWELARKINRQYFRLMQAHFWEASPAPVKAVMAMVGKGEDVLRLPMVPVSKATRKRLETLVGELGLLVEAPTGRVDNLRVF
- a CDS encoding MarR family transcriptional regulator, with product MRINAFLFESPMFAITRAARRFDALAAQALSAEGLSFLEALVLAAVFFESPQVIKPSQLAETFGTTRGNVSHCISSLEARGLLQRKIDPADARAYYLHLKPQGKRAALQVIGALDRLQRGFEKEVGKSALSTMLQTLRRLETTYND
- a CDS encoding dihydrodipicolinate reductase C-terminal domain-containing protein, producing the protein MRVLVLGHGKTGKLVADVAAERGHGVHVLDAKENKDAAALTPPFVAGFDVVIDFTAPEAVVQNMRACLATGAKMVIGTTGWYDKLADMRGLAERRSASLLYGTNYSVGVQVMMQVAAQMAKSLKDAGYAFTIEETHHVTKLDSPSGTALSLAEVVEEAAGVAIVPIEAKRVGDAAGTHLLIATSEADRLVLQHDSFSRRGFAEGAVRAAEWLVKQKSGSYDFREVFSKL
- a CDS encoding aminopeptidase; its protein translation is MSASAVSPFEFDFASLPFEEKLDRFAQVAVRVGLNLREGQELVISATTEMMPLVRRITEHAYKAGALLVTTFYSDDEAVLARYKYAQDASFDHAAQWMADGIAAAFGSGAARLALAGSNPALLAGQDPAKVSRANIAGSKANKPAMELITRHAINWSILAAATPAWAKLVFPDLPEAEGVAKLWDAIFTASRATEEDPVATWKAHSRHLHERVAYLNEKRYYALRFHSNDGATDLTVGLADDHLWAGGGGEAGNGIFCNANIPTEECFTTPHKDRVDGRVKASKPLSHQGTLIENISCVFEGGKIVSATATSGEDVLNRLISTDEGARRLGEVALVPHSSPIAQSGILFWNTLFDENAASHIALGQAYATCLIDGEHMDGDALAAKGANASLIHVDWMIGSGEMNVDGVAKDGTSEPLMRAGEWV